The following are from one region of the Acomys russatus chromosome 32, mAcoRus1.1, whole genome shotgun sequence genome:
- the Ccdc51 gene encoding mitochondrial potassium channel isoform X1: MTGCSPMFAMQHMVGVPHVLARRTFLGKDLLVTRTLCSPGPSQPREKRPEAAAALGLYQRLPALGRTLGHTIQQQAASTAKAWWDRYEEFVGLNEVREAQGNVAEAEKVFMVARGLVREARGDLETQQAKLKEVRDRLDRVSREDNQYLELATLEHRMLQEEKRLRTAYVRAEDAEREKFSLFSAAVRESHEKERTRAERTKNWSLIGSVLGALIGVAGSTYVNRVRLQELKALLLEAQKGPVSLQEAIREQATSYSLQQRDLQDLMVDLRGLVHAGQGQGSRSPTGTSSTPGKDIDVLSAAMREQLSHSRQVHSCLEGLRERLDGLEKTCSQMAGVVQLAKATAHAGLAEQEDGALPSSLLEQGSVILALSDVERKLEAQVNRNTICSTLVTCVTFVATLPVLYMLFKAS; encoded by the exons ATGACGGGGTGCAGCCCTATGTTTGCAATGCAACACATGGTAGGTGTGCCTCATGTACTGGCGAGAAGAACCTTCCTTGGAAAGGACCTCCTTGTGACAAGGACTCTGTGCAGTCCAGGTCCCAGCCAGCCCAGAGAGAAGCGACCCGAGGCTGCGGCAGCGTTAGGGCTGTATCAGCGCCTCCCAGCCTTGGGAAGAACGCTGGGACACACCATTCAGCAACAAGCAGCCTCCACAGCCAAGGCATGGTGGGACAGATATGAAGAGTTTGTGGGACTCAATGAAGTGCGAGAGGCCCAAGGAAATGTGGCAGAG GCGGAGAAGGTGTTCATGGTGGCTCGGGGCCTTGTCCGAGAGGCTCGGGGGGATCTAGAAACTCAGCAGGCTAAGCTGAAGGAGGTAAGGGACCGCTTGGACCGAGTCTCCAGGGAGGACAACCAGTACCTGGAACTGGCGACTCTGGAGCACAGGATGCTACAG gaggaaaagaggctCCGAACAGCGTATGTGCGTGCAGAAGACGCGGAGCGGGAGAAGTTCTCCCTCTTCTCTGCAGCTGTGCGGGAGAGTCATGAGAAGGAGCGCACAAGGGCTGAGAGGACCAAGAACTGGTCCCTCATTGGGTCAGTTCTAGGAGCCCTGATCGGTGTGGCTGGCTCCACCTATGTTAACCGGGTCCGGCTGCAAGAACTGAAGGCCTTACTCCTAGAGGCCCAGAAAGGGCCTGTTAGTCTCCAGGAGGCCATCCGTGAACAGGCTACTAGCTACTCCCTCCAACAGAGAGACCTCCAGGACCTTATGGTGGATCTGAGGGGCCTGGTGCATGCTGGGCAGGGCCAGGGCTCCAGGTCACCCACAGGAACTTCTTCTACCCCAGGAAAAGACATAGATGTCCTCTCTGCTGCCATGAGAGAGCAGCTCAGTCATTCTCGGCAGGTCCATTCCTGCCTCGAGGGTTTACGAGAGCGGCTCGATGGGCTGGAAAAGACTTGCAGCCAGATGGCTGGGGTGGTTCAGCTTGCAAAGGCTACAGCGCATGCAGGCCTGGCGGAGCAGGAGGATGGGGCCCTGCCCAGCTCTTTGCTAGAACAGGGGAGCGTGATCTTGGCCCTGTCTGATGTGGAGCGGAAGTTAGAAGCTCAAGTCAACAGGAATACCATCTGCAGCACGCTGGTCACCTGTGTGACTTTCGTGGCCACATTGCCTGTGCTCTACATGCTATTCAAGGCCAGTTAG
- the Ccdc51 gene encoding mitochondrial potassium channel isoform X2, whose translation MVARGLVREARGDLETQQAKLKEVRDRLDRVSREDNQYLELATLEHRMLQEEKRLRTAYVRAEDAEREKFSLFSAAVRESHEKERTRAERTKNWSLIGSVLGALIGVAGSTYVNRVRLQELKALLLEAQKGPVSLQEAIREQATSYSLQQRDLQDLMVDLRGLVHAGQGQGSRSPTGTSSTPGKDIDVLSAAMREQLSHSRQVHSCLEGLRERLDGLEKTCSQMAGVVQLAKATAHAGLAEQEDGALPSSLLEQGSVILALSDVERKLEAQVNRNTICSTLVTCVTFVATLPVLYMLFKAS comes from the exons ATGGTGGCTCGGGGCCTTGTCCGAGAGGCTCGGGGGGATCTAGAAACTCAGCAGGCTAAGCTGAAGGAGGTAAGGGACCGCTTGGACCGAGTCTCCAGGGAGGACAACCAGTACCTGGAACTGGCGACTCTGGAGCACAGGATGCTACAG gaggaaaagaggctCCGAACAGCGTATGTGCGTGCAGAAGACGCGGAGCGGGAGAAGTTCTCCCTCTTCTCTGCAGCTGTGCGGGAGAGTCATGAGAAGGAGCGCACAAGGGCTGAGAGGACCAAGAACTGGTCCCTCATTGGGTCAGTTCTAGGAGCCCTGATCGGTGTGGCTGGCTCCACCTATGTTAACCGGGTCCGGCTGCAAGAACTGAAGGCCTTACTCCTAGAGGCCCAGAAAGGGCCTGTTAGTCTCCAGGAGGCCATCCGTGAACAGGCTACTAGCTACTCCCTCCAACAGAGAGACCTCCAGGACCTTATGGTGGATCTGAGGGGCCTGGTGCATGCTGGGCAGGGCCAGGGCTCCAGGTCACCCACAGGAACTTCTTCTACCCCAGGAAAAGACATAGATGTCCTCTCTGCTGCCATGAGAGAGCAGCTCAGTCATTCTCGGCAGGTCCATTCCTGCCTCGAGGGTTTACGAGAGCGGCTCGATGGGCTGGAAAAGACTTGCAGCCAGATGGCTGGGGTGGTTCAGCTTGCAAAGGCTACAGCGCATGCAGGCCTGGCGGAGCAGGAGGATGGGGCCCTGCCCAGCTCTTTGCTAGAACAGGGGAGCGTGATCTTGGCCCTGTCTGATGTGGAGCGGAAGTTAGAAGCTCAAGTCAACAGGAATACCATCTGCAGCACGCTGGTCACCTGTGTGACTTTCGTGGCCACATTGCCTGTGCTCTACATGCTATTCAAGGCCAGTTAG
- the Plxnb1 gene encoding plexin-B1 gives MPVLGPVLLQVLWAGCVLTQQSPLPAAFTANGTHLQHLARDPASGTLYVGATNFLFQLSPELQLEAVVSTGPVNDSRDCLPPVIPDECPQAQPTNNPNQLLLVSPEALVVCGSVHQGICELRSLGQIRQLLLRPERPGDTQYVAANDPAVSTVGLVAQGSAGEPLLFVGRGYTSRGVGGGIPPITTRALRPPDPQAAFSYEETAKLAVGRLSEYSHHFVSAFVRGTSAYFLFLRRDLKAPSRAFRAYVSRVCLQDQHYYSYVELPLACQGGRYGLIQAAAVATSKEVARGEVLFAAFSSVAPPTVDWPLSASTGTSGTSVLCAFPLDEVDQLANYTRDACYTREGRAENGTKVADIAYDVLSDCARLPVDTPDVFPCGSDHTPSPMVSCVPLEATPILELPGVHLTAVAVTMEDGHTIAFLGDSQGQLHRVYLGPGRRASPYSKQSIQPGSVVSRDLTFDSDFEHLYVATQTTLVKVPVAPCAQHLDCESCLAHRDPYCGWCVLLGRCSRRSECSRGQGPEQWLWSFQSELGCLRVVHVSPANISLEERREVFLSVPSLPSLWPGESYFCYFGDLQSPALLTGPGVMCLSPDPSEAPVLQRGADHVSVNVELRFGAVVIANTSLSFYDCVAVTEFFPSSPCRACVSSRWGCNWCVWQHLCTHKASCDAGPMVASQQSPLLPLVPPARDILTPFPPTVPKATVTPTPNTFPVEPRVPSTALDVLPEAKPSQLNLWGPWAGPGPILSPTSTESPFHEKPLHPDLPTTPGTTIPAPTDLGQVTTPEDLLASSPLPSDAATLSPAEPGPEALPSTVALDQPPGTAPATTFPGATGSMKPILDWLMKGGGELPAADEWMGGDTPAFSTSTLLSGDGDSAEHEGPPAPLILLSSLDYQYDTPGLWELGEANPRVSSCPCVETVQGSLLIPVHVEREIQLRGRNLWLYQDVPRNSECVMELEGLEVVLEAQVECEPPPDTWCHIKCQRHQFSYEALKPELQVRLFLRWAGVLRVDSADGLHVVVYDCSVGHGDCSRCQTATPQYGCVWCEGERPRCVAREACNEAETVATQCPAPLIHSVEPLTGPIDGGTRVTIRGSNLGQDVQDVLDMVRVAGVPCAVVAGEYEVSSSLVCVTGASGEEVTGAVAVEVPGRGHDVSEFNFAYQDPKVHSIFPAHGPRAGGTRLTLHGSKLLTGRPEDIRVVVGGQPCHLLPEQQPEQLCCETSPSPVPAELPVTVWFGDTERRLQHGQFKYTSDPNITSVGPTKSFFSGGREIWVRGQNLDVVQMPRIRVTVVPRMLQPGQGLGQQHHVAPEEFEETCLINSSHLIMCRTPALRDPPEDPWVQVDFILDNIVLDFATLSPTPFSYEADPTLRSLNPEDPATPFRHKPGSVFSVEGENLDLAMSKEEVVAMIGDGPCVVKTLTRHHLYCEPPVEQPLPQHHALREGLDALPKFTVQMGNLLFSLGHVQYDGESPVAFPVAAQVGLGVGTSLVALGVIVTVLIYRRKSKQALRDYKKVQIQLENLESSVRDRCKKEFTDLMTEMTDLTSDLLGSGIPFLDYKVYAERVFFPGHRESPLHRDLGVPDSRRPTVEQGLGQLSNLLNSKLFLTKFIHTLESQRTFSARDRAYVASLLTVALHGKLEYFTDILRTLLGDLVAQYVAKNPKLMLRRTETVVEKLLTNWMSICLYTFVRDSVGEPLYMLFRGIKHQVDKGPVDSVTGKAKYTLNDNRLLREDVEYRPLTLNALLAVGPGAGEAQSVPVKVLDCDTISQAKEKMLDQLYKGVPLAQRPDSRTLDVEWRSGVAGHLILSDEDVTSEIQGLWRRLNTLQHYKVPDGATVALVPCLTKHVLRENQDYVPGERTPMLEDVDEGGIRPWHLVKPSDEPEPPRPRRGSLRGGERERAKAIPEIYLTRLLSMKGTLQKFVDDLFQVILSTSRPVPLAVKYFFDLLDEQAQQHGISDQDTIHIWKTNSLPLRFWINIIKNPQFVFDVQTSDNMDAVLLVIAQTFMDACTLADHKLGRDSPINKLLYARDIPRYKQMVESYYADIRQAVPASDQEMNSALAELSRNYSGDLGARVALHELYKYINKYYDQIITALEEDGTAQKMQLGYRLQQIAAAVENKVTDL, from the exons ATGCCTGTCCTCGGCCCAGTTCTTCTCCAGGTGCTCTGGGCTGGGTGTGTCCTCACCCAACAGTCCCCTCTACCAGCTGCTTTTACTGCCAATGGCACACATCTACAGCACTTGGCAAGGGACCCCGCCTCGGGGACCCTCTATGTAGGGGCCACCAACTTCCTGTTCCAGCTGAGTCCTGAGTTGCAGCTGGAAGCCGTGGTGTCCACAGGCCCCGTGAATGACAGCCGGGATTGCCTGCCACCTGTGATACCTGATGAATGTCCCCAAGCCCAACCTACTAACAACCCTAACCAGCTGCTGCTGGTGAGCCCAGAGGCTCTGGTGGTGTGTGGGAGTGTACACCAGGGCATTTGTGAGCTACGGAGCCTGGGGCAGATCAGACAGCTGCTGCTCCGGCCAGAACGGCCTGGGGACACCCAGTATGTGGCTGCAAATGACCCTGCAGTCAGCACAGTGGGGCTGGTAGCCCAGGGATCTGCAGGGGAGCCCCTCCTGTTTGTGGGGCGGGGATACACCAGCAGGGGCGTTGGTGGCGGCATTCCTCCCATTACAACTCGGGCCTTGCGACCACCGGACCCCCAAGCTGCCTTCTCTTATGAAGAGACAGCCAAGCTGGCAGTGGGCCGCCTCTCTGAGTACAGCCACCACTTTGTGAGCGCCTTTGTACGTGGGACCAGCGCCTACTTCCTGTTCTTGCGGCGAGACCTGAAGGCCCCTTCTAGGGCTTTCCGTGCCTATGTGTCTCGAGTGTGCCTTCAGGACCAGCACTACTACTCTTATGTGGAATTGCCCCTGGCCTGCCAAGGAGGCCGCTATGGTTTGATCCAGGCTGCAGCTGTAGCCACATCCAAGGAGGTGGCCCGTGGTGAAGTCCTCTTTGCAGCCTTTTCCTCAGTGGCTCCTCCTACTGTGGATTGGCCCCTGTCAGCATCTACTGGAACCTCTGGAacctctgtgctctgtgccttCCCCCTGGATGAGGTAGACCAGCTCGCTAATTACACTCGAGATGCCTGTTACACCCGGGAAGGCCGTGCTGAGAACGGGACCAAGGTGGCTGACATTGCATATGATGTCCTTTCTGACTGTGCACGGCTGCCAGTG GACACCCCGGATGTTTTTCCCTGTGGCTCAGACCACACACCCAGCCCCATGGTCAGCTGTGTCCCTTTGGAAGCCACACCAATTCTGGAGCTGCCAGGGGTTCATCTAACAGCTGTGGCAGTCACCATGGAGGACGGACACACCATTGCTTTCCTGGGTGACAGTCAAGGACAGTTGCATAGG GTTTACCTAGGCCCTGGAAGAAGGGCTTCCCCGTACTCAAAGCAGAGCATCCAGCCGGGGTCTGTTGTGAGCAGAGATCTCACCTTCGATAGTGACTTTGAGCATCTGTATGTAGCAACCCAGACTACT CTTGTGAAGGTTCCTGTGGCCCCTTGTGCTCAGCATCTGGACTGTGAGTCCTGCCTTGCCCACAGGGATCCTTACTGTGGATGGTGCGTGCTCCTGGGCAG GTGCAGTCGCCGGTCCGAATGCTCAAGGGGCCAGGGCCCAGAGCAATGGCTATGGAGCTTCCAGTCGGAACTGGGCTGTCTTCGTGTAGTGCACGTGAGCCCTGCCAATATCagtctggaggagaggagggag GTTTTCCTGTCGGTGCCAAGCCTGCCATCTCTTTGGCCAGGGGAGTCGTATTTCTGCTACTTTGGAGACCTTCAGAGTCCTGCTCTACTGACCGGTCCTGGTGTGATGTGTCTCTCCCCAGACCCTAGTGAGGCTCCAGTGCTGCAGAGAGGAGCCG ACCACGTCTCCGTGAATGTGGAGCTCAGGTTCGGTGCTGTGGTGATCGCCAACACTTCGCTCTCCTTCTATGACTGCGTGGCGGTTACTGAGTTTTTCCCATCTTCACC GTGCCGGGCCTGTGTGAGCAGCCGCTGGGGGTGTAACTGGTGTGTATGGCAGCACCTGTGCACGCACAAGGCCTCCTGTGACGCTGGGCCCATGGTGGCAAGCCAGCAG AGCCCACTTCTCCCCCTAGTCCCTCCTGCAAGGGATATACTCACCCCTTTCCCACCTACAGTCCCCAAAGCCACTGTCACCCCTACTCCCAACACCTTCCCAGTAGAGCCTAGGGTTCCTTCtacagccttggatgtcctaccTGAGGCTAAGCCTTCCCAGCTCAACCTCTGGGGCCCGTGGGCAGGTCCTGGCCCCATACTTTCCCCTACCTCCACAGAGTCACCTTTCCATGAGAAGCCCCTCCATCCTGACCTTCCTACCACACCTGGAACCACTATCCCTGCCCCCACTGACTTGGGACAAGTGACCACACCTGAGGACCTCTTAGCCTCCAGCCCATTGCCCTCAGATGCAGCCACATTGTCCCCTGCAGAGCCTGGCCCTGAGGCCCTGCCTTCCACGGTGGCCCTGGACCAGCCCCCTGGCACTGCTCCTGCCACCACTTTCCCAGGGGCCACTGGCTCCATGAAGCCCATTCTGGATTGGCTCATGAAAGGAGGCGGCGAGCTGCCCGCGGCGGACGAGTGGATGGGGGGTGACACACCCGCCTTCTCCACTTCCACACTCCTCTCAGGTGACGGAGACTCAGCAGAGCACGAGGGCCCTCCTGCCCCCCTCATCCTCCTGTCCAGCCTCGACTACCAGTACGACACCCCCGGGCTCTGGGAGCTG GGAGAGGCAAATCCGAGGGTGAGCTCCTGTCCCTGTGTGGAGACCGTCCAAGGCTCCTTGCTGATACCGGTGCACGTGGAGCGAGAAATCCAGCTTCGAGGCAGGAACCTGTGGCTCTACCAG GATGTCCCGAGGAACAGTGAATGTGTGATGGAGCTGGAGGGCCTCGAGGTGGTACTTGAGGCCCAGGTGGAGTGTGAGCCCCCTCCAGACACTTGGTGCCACATCAAGTGCCAGCGGCACCAG TTCAGCTATGAGGCTTTGAAGCCAGAACTCCAGGTGAGACTGTTCCTGCGTTGGGCAGGTGTTCTGCGTGTGGACAGTGCTGACGGGCTTCACG TGGTGGTGTACGATTGCTCCGTGGGACATGGGGACTGCAGCCGCTGCCAAACTGCCACGCCCCAGTAcggctgtgtgtggtgtgagggggAGCGTCCACGTTGCGTGGCCCGGGAAGCCTGTAATGAGGCTGAGACTGTGGCCACGCAGTGCCCTGCACCGCTCATCCACTCG GTGGAGCCACTAACTGGACCGATAGACGGGGGCACCCGTGTCACTATCAGGGGCTCCAACCTGGGCCAGGATGTGCAGGACGTTCTGGACATGGTCAGAGTGGCTGGAGTGCCCTGTGCTGTTGTTGCTGGCGAATACGAGGTCTCCAGTAG TCTTGTGTGCGTCACTGGGGCCAGCGGGGAAGAAGTGACTGGCGCTGTGGCAGTGGAGGTCCCTGGAAGAGGACACGATGTCTCAGAGTTCAACTTTGCCTACCAG GATCCAAAAGTACattccatcttcccagcccatggCCCCAGAGCCGGAGGCACCCGCCTCACCCTCCATGGTTCTAAGCTCCTGACTGGGCGGCCAGAGGATATCCGTGTggtagttggaggccagccttgtcacTT GCTCCCGGAGCAGCAGCCTGAACAGTTGTGCTGTGAGACTAGCCCATCCCCTGTGCCTGCCGAGCTCCCAGTGACTGTTTGGTTTGGGGACACTGAGCGGAGGCTTCAGCACGGCCAATTCAAGTACACATCAGACCCCAACATCACCTCTGTGGGCCCCACCAAGAGCTTCTTCAG TGGAGGACGTGAGATATGGGTCCGTGGCCAGAATCTGGATGTGGTACAGATGCCAAGAATCCGAGTGACTGTGGTCCCAAGAATGCTACAGCCTGGCCAGGGGCTTGGACAGCAGCACCATGTGGCCCCTGAGGAA TTTGAGGAGACGTGTCTCATAAACTCCTCCCACCTCATCATGTGCCGCACACCTGCTCTCCGGGACCCGCCAGAGGACCCTTGGGTCCAGGTGGACTTTATCCTCGACAACATAGTCTTGGACTTCGCTACGCTGAGCCCCACCCCTTTCTCCTATGAGGCAGACCCCACTTTGCGTTCCCTCAACCCTGAGGATCCTGCCACACCATTCCGGCACAAGCCAGGGAGCGTGTTCTCTGTGGAG GGGGAAAATCTAGACCTCGCCATGTCTAAGGAGGAGGTGGTGGCCATGATAGGAGACGGCCCCTGTGTGGTGAAGACACTGACCCGGCACCACCTGTACTGTGAGCCCCCTGTGGAACAGCCTCTGCCACAGCACCATGCCCTCCGGGAGGGACTGGATGCTCTTCCTAAGTTCACG GTACAGATGGGGAACCTGCTCTTCTCCCTGGGCCATGTGCAGTACGATGGCGAGAGCCCCGTGGCTTTTCCTGTGGCAGCCCAGGTGGGCTTGGGAGTGGGCACATCTCTCGTGGCTCTGGGTGTCATCGTCACTGTCCTCATATATAG GAGGAAGAGCAAGCAGGCCCTGAGGGACTATAAGAAAGTGCAGATTCAGTTGGAGAATCTGGAGAGCAGTGTGCGGGACCGCTGTAAGAAGGAGTTTACAG ACCTCATGACAGAGATGACTGATCTCACCAGTGACCTCCTTGGCAGTGGCATCCCCTTCCTGGACTACAAGGTGTATGCAGAGAGGGTCTTCTTCCCTGGGCACCGGGAGTCACCCTTGCACAGGGACCTCGGTGTGCCTGACAGCAGGCGACCCACTGTGGAACAGGGCCTTGGCCAGCTCTCCAACCTGCTCAACAGCAAGCTCTTCCTCACCAAG TTCATCCACACCCTGGAGAGTCAGCGCACCTTCTCTGCTCGGGACCGTGCCTATGTGGCATCCCTGCTCACGGTGGCCCTGCACGGGAAGCTTGAGTACTTCACTGACATCCTCCGCACTCTGCTCGGTGACCTGGTGGCTCAGTATGTGGCCAAGAACCCCAAGCTGATGCTGCGCAG GACAGAGACTGTGGTGGAGAAGCTGCTCACCAACTGGATGTCCATCTGCCTCTACACCTTTGTGAGG GACTCTGTAGGAGAGCCTCTGTACATGCTCTTCCGGGGGATTAAACATCAAGTGGACAAGGGTCCTGTGGACAGTGTGACAGGCAAAGCCAAATACACCCTGAATGACAACCGCCTGCTCAGAGAGGATGTGGAGTACCGTCCCCTA ACCTTGAATGCTCTTCTGGCTGTGGGGCCTGGGGCAGGAGAGGCCCAGAGCGTACCTGTGAAAGTCCTGGACTGTGACACCATCTCGCAGGCCAAGGAGAAGATGCTAGACCAGCTTTATAAGGGAGTGCCTCTTGCCCAACGGCCAGACTCGCGTACTTTGGATGTTG AATGGCGGTCTGGAGTGGCTGGGCACCTCATCCTTTCTGATGAGGACGTGACTTCTGAGATCCAGGGTCTGTGGAGACGTCTGAATACACTGCAGCATTACAAG GTTCCAGATGGAGCAACGGTGGCCCTTGTTCCTTGCCTCACCAAGCACGTTCTTAGGGAAAACCAGGACTACGTCCCTGGAGAAC GGACTCCAATGCTGGAGGATGTAGACGAAGGGGGCATCCGGCCCTGGCACCTGGTAAAGCCAAGTGATGAACCAGAGCCTCCCAGGCCGCGGAGGGGGAGCCTTCGGGGCGGGGAACGCGAGCGAGCCAAGGCTATCCCTGAGATCTACCTGACTCGCTTGTTGTCCATGAAA gGCACACTGCAGAAGTTTGTGGACGACCTGTTCCAGGTGATTCTCAGCACCAGCCGCCCTGTGCCTCTGGCTGTCAAGTACTTCTTTGACCTGCTGGATGAACAGGCTCAGCAGCACGGCATCTCCGATCAGGATACCATCCACATCTGGAAGACCAACAG CCTGCCACTGAGGTTCTGGATCAACATCATCAAAAACCCCCAGTTTGTGTTCGATGTGCAGACATCTGATAACATGGACGCAGTGCTCCTGGTCATTGCACAGACCTTCATGGATGCCTGCACCCTGGCTGACCACAAACTGGGCCGG GATTCTCCCATCAACAAGCTTCTATATGCTCGAGATATTCCCCGTTACAAACAGATGGTGGAAAG TTACTATGCAGACATCAGACAGGCCGTCCCAGCCAGCGACCAGGAGATGAACTCAGCCTTGGCGGAGCTGTCCCGG AACTACTCTGGTGACCTCGGGGCACGAGTAGCTCTGCACGAACTCTACAAGTATATCAACAAATACTACGACCAG ATCATCACTGCCCTGGAGGAGGATGGCACTGCCCAGAAGATGCAGCTGGGCTACCGGCTCCAGCAGATCGCTGCTGCTGTGGAAAACAAGGTCACGGATCTATAG
- the LOC127184142 gene encoding LOW QUALITY PROTEIN: SRA stem-loop-interacting RNA-binding protein, mitochondrial-like (The sequence of the model RefSeq protein was modified relative to this genomic sequence to represent the inferred CDS: inserted 2 bases in 1 codon), whose amino-acid sequence MAVSAVRGAMAPHSRAGQPIAFIRKIPWTAASSELRQHFAQFGHIXKCTVPFDRETGFHRGIGWVQSSSQEELQNALQQESHIIDGVKIYVQAQKPKGLQGAQTSDEEKDF is encoded by the exons ATGGC agtcTCCGCTGTGAGGGGAGCAATGGCGCCACATTCGCGTGCTGGTCAGCCAATTGCTTTTATCAGAAAAATTCCTTGGACTGCAGCGTCGAGTGAGCTGAGACAACATTTCGCTCAGTTTGGCCATAT AAAATGTACTGTACCTTTTGACAGAGAGACTGGCTTTCACAGAGGCATAGGTTGGGTTCAGTCGTCTTCACAGGAAGAACTTCAGAATGCACTACAACAGGAAAGTCATATTATTGATGGAGTAAAGATCTATGTTCAAGCTCAGAAACCAAAGGGTTTGCAAGGGGCTCAAACATCTGATGAAGAAAAAGATTTCTGA